A region of Streptomyces cinnamoneus DNA encodes the following proteins:
- a CDS encoding protein phosphatase 2C domain-containing protein, producing the protein MRIELATQPADPHRPNEDFASVALPASGRGGALVLLDGVTPPPDGATGCEHGVAWFTARLGGALLELLAARRELTPAACLSAAISRTADAHRGTCDLAHRRTPQATVVLARWDEERVEHLVLSDSVLLAEGTDGTVTPVLDDRIARLAALGPVTDAQRNAEGGFFTAAADPAVAVRAVTGSWARAEVRALAALSDGAARWVEVFGAGDWAECFALLAKEGPRALIDEVRAAERADPDGTVFRRGKRHDDAVALHAEL; encoded by the coding sequence ATGCGCATCGAACTCGCCACTCAGCCAGCAGATCCGCACCGTCCGAACGAGGATTTCGCCTCGGTCGCGTTGCCCGCGTCGGGCCGGGGCGGGGCCCTGGTCCTGCTCGACGGGGTGACCCCGCCGCCGGACGGCGCCACGGGCTGCGAGCACGGTGTCGCCTGGTTCACGGCGCGGCTGGGCGGGGCGCTGCTCGAACTCCTCGCCGCGCGGCGGGAGCTGACCCCGGCGGCGTGCCTGTCGGCCGCCATCTCCCGTACGGCGGACGCCCATCGCGGCACCTGCGACCTCGCGCACCGGCGCACTCCGCAGGCCACGGTGGTGCTGGCGCGCTGGGACGAGGAGCGGGTGGAGCACCTGGTGCTGTCGGACTCGGTGCTGCTGGCCGAGGGCACGGACGGCACGGTGACGCCCGTGCTGGACGACCGCATCGCCCGGCTGGCCGCCCTCGGCCCGGTGACGGACGCGCAGCGCAACGCGGAGGGCGGCTTCTTCACGGCCGCCGCGGACCCGGCGGTGGCCGTGCGGGCGGTGACGGGCTCATGGGCGCGCGCGGAGGTGCGGGCGCTGGCGGCGCTCAGCGACGGGGCGGCCCGCTGGGTGGAGGTCTTCGGCGCGGGCGACTGGGCGGAGTGCTTCGCGCTGCTGGCGAAGGAGGGGCCCCGGGCGCTGATCGACGAGGTCCGCGCGGCGGAGCGGGCGGACCCGGACGGCACGGTCTTCCGGCGCGGCAAGCGCCACGACGACGCGGTGGCGCTCCACGCGGAACTGTGA
- a CDS encoding MarR family winged helix-turn-helix transcriptional regulator has product MHETSTPPPVPGGAGEGGGSGVDHPFLALERELTVFLRRARSSSGEMAREVHPDLEPAAYGLLVRLVDAGQQRATDLAAYFGVGKATMSRQLRALGELGLVTRDPDPADGRASLIQLTDEGRARFTRVRDARRAQYMSKLADWDPTEVAELARLLHQLNESAES; this is encoded by the coding sequence GTGCACGAGACCAGTACTCCGCCACCCGTGCCGGGCGGTGCGGGCGAGGGCGGGGGCAGTGGCGTGGACCACCCCTTCCTCGCCCTGGAGCGCGAGCTGACCGTCTTTCTGCGCCGTGCCCGCTCCTCCTCCGGCGAGATGGCCCGCGAGGTCCACCCCGACCTGGAGCCCGCCGCCTACGGCCTGCTCGTACGGCTCGTCGACGCGGGCCAGCAGCGGGCCACCGACCTCGCCGCCTACTTCGGCGTCGGCAAGGCCACCATGAGCCGCCAGCTGCGCGCCCTGGGCGAGCTCGGCCTCGTCACCCGCGACCCGGACCCGGCCGACGGCCGCGCCTCACTCATCCAGCTCACGGACGAGGGCCGCGCCCGTTTCACCCGCGTGCGCGACGCCCGCCGCGCCCAGTACATGAGCAAGCTCGCCGACTGGGACCCGACCGAGGTCGCCGAGCTGGCGCGCCTGCTCCACCAGCTCAACGAGAGCGCCGAGTCCTAG
- a CDS encoding lysozyme, which yields MPAHHFAPGRRTPHSTAAVLVCLLTLLALLAVLPGSAHAAPARDGKQPTHPERDWMGSTLRHHEGEKAVPPTAGVSSVDGVDVSSHNGNVSWSTLWNSGNRFAYTKATEGTSYTNPYFAQQYNGAYKAGMIRGAYHFALPGNSGGAAQANYFVNHGGGWSSDGRTLPGVLDMEYNPYGSTCYDMSAGELVDWVADFFATYRSRTGRDAVIYTSTTWWKKCTGNYAGFGRYNPLWVPSYGSSSGELPAGWDFYTFWQYTDTGPVVGDHNRFNGSSARLKALAYG from the coding sequence ATGCCCGCGCACCACTTCGCTCCGGGCCGCCGTACCCCCCACTCCACGGCGGCCGTCCTCGTCTGTCTGCTCACCCTCCTCGCCCTGCTCGCCGTCCTTCCCGGCAGCGCCCACGCGGCGCCGGCCCGCGACGGCAAGCAGCCCACGCACCCCGAACGGGACTGGATGGGCTCCACCCTCCGCCATCACGAAGGGGAAAAGGCGGTGCCCCCGACGGCCGGGGTCTCCTCGGTCGACGGCGTCGACGTCAGCAGTCACAACGGAAACGTCTCCTGGTCCACCCTCTGGAACAGCGGCAACCGCTTCGCCTACACCAAGGCCACCGAGGGCACCAGCTACACCAATCCGTACTTCGCGCAGCAGTACAACGGCGCCTACAAGGCCGGAATGATCCGCGGCGCGTACCACTTCGCGCTGCCGGGGAACTCCGGCGGCGCCGCCCAGGCCAACTACTTCGTCAACCACGGCGGCGGCTGGTCCAGCGACGGCAGGACCCTGCCCGGCGTCCTCGACATGGAGTACAACCCGTACGGAAGCACCTGCTACGACATGAGCGCGGGCGAGCTGGTCGACTGGGTGGCGGACTTCTTCGCCACCTACCGGTCCCGCACCGGACGCGACGCGGTCATCTACACCAGCACCACCTGGTGGAAGAAGTGCACCGGCAACTACGCGGGCTTCGGCAGATACAACCCGCTGTGGGTTCCCAGCTACGGCTCCTCCTCCGGTGAGCTGCCGGCCGGCTGGGACTTCTACACGTTCTGGCAGTACACCGACACCGGTCCGGTGGTCGGCGACCACAACCGCTTCAACGGCTCGTCCGCCCGGCTCAAGGCCCTCGCCTACGGCTGA